One stretch of Paenibacillus sp. FSL R5-0341 DNA includes these proteins:
- the dnaB gene encoding replicative DNA helicase produces MGGEMLFDRIPPQNLEAEQAVLGAILLQGEALITAMERVQTEDFYDKPHQLIFEAMIQLGEGNQPIDLVTLTSLLKDKGELEDIGGVSYLAKLAHGVPTAANVDYYAQIIEEKSMLRRLIRTATQIVSEGYTGGEDVAAMLGEAERRILEISNRRSSSGFIAIQDVLMEVFDRVETLHQNKGTTTGIPSGFIDLDKMTAGFQRSDLIIVAARPSVGKTAFALNIAQNVAIRAQETVAIFSLEMSAAQLVQRMICAEANLDASVMRMGDFKGDEDWQKLTMGIAALSEANIFIDDTPGITVADIRAKCRRLKKEKGLGMILIDYLQLISGRGKAGENRQQEVSEISRTLKQIGRELEVPVIALSQLSRGVEQRQDKRPMMSDLRESGSIEQDADIVAFLYRDDYYNQETEKKNIIEIIIAKQRNGPVGTVELVFLKNFNKFVNYERAHNDAFAM; encoded by the coding sequence ATGGGCGGCGAAATGTTATTCGACCGGATTCCCCCGCAGAACCTGGAAGCCGAACAGGCCGTGCTGGGTGCAATCCTGTTGCAGGGCGAAGCCCTGATTACAGCGATGGAACGGGTGCAAACCGAGGATTTCTATGATAAGCCCCATCAATTAATCTTTGAAGCGATGATCCAGCTTGGTGAGGGAAATCAACCGATTGACCTCGTGACACTGACTTCGCTTCTGAAGGATAAAGGTGAACTGGAGGACATTGGCGGCGTTAGTTATTTGGCGAAGCTGGCTCATGGTGTACCTACAGCGGCGAACGTAGACTATTACGCTCAGATTATCGAAGAGAAATCGATGCTGCGTCGCCTGATTCGTACGGCAACACAGATCGTGAGCGAAGGATATACAGGCGGCGAAGATGTTGCAGCCATGCTCGGAGAAGCGGAGCGTCGCATTCTGGAGATCTCCAACCGTCGCTCCAGTAGTGGTTTTATAGCCATTCAGGACGTACTGATGGAAGTATTCGATCGTGTGGAGACCCTACATCAGAACAAGGGAACAACGACGGGCATTCCGTCCGGATTTATTGATCTGGACAAGATGACTGCCGGATTCCAGCGCAGTGACTTGATCATTGTAGCGGCCCGTCCTTCGGTAGGTAAGACGGCGTTCGCCCTGAATATCGCTCAGAACGTGGCCATTCGGGCTCAGGAGACGGTAGCCATCTTCAGTCTGGAGATGTCAGCCGCCCAGCTGGTGCAACGTATGATCTGTGCGGAAGCCAACCTGGATGCCAGCGTAATGCGTATGGGTGATTTCAAAGGTGATGAAGACTGGCAGAAGCTGACGATGGGCATTGCAGCTTTGTCGGAAGCCAACATCTTCATAGATGATACGCCAGGGATTACGGTAGCGGATATTCGTGCCAAATGCCGTCGTCTGAAGAAAGAGAAAGGCCTTGGCATGATCCTCATCGACTATCTTCAACTGATTAGTGGACGTGGTAAAGCAGGGGAGAACCGTCAACAAGAGGTATCCGAGATTTCACGTACACTGAAACAGATTGGCCGGGAACTGGAAGTTCCGGTTATTGCGTTGTCCCAGCTGAGCCGGGGTGTAGAGCAACGTCAGGATAAACGTCCGATGATGAGTGACTTGCGGGAATCGGGTTCGATCGAGCAAGATGCCGACATCGTAGCGTTTCTGTACCGGGATGACTACTACAACCAGGAGACCGAGAAGAAAAACATTATCGAGATTATTATCGCGAAACAGCGTAATGGTCCGGTAGGTACGGTGGAACTGGTCTTCCTGAAAAACTTTAATAAATTCGTCAATTACGAGAGGGCGCACAATGACGCCTTCGCGATGTAG
- the rplI gene encoding 50S ribosomal protein L9 — MKVIFIKDMKGQGKKGQVKEVSEGYAQNFLLPRGIARPATDGNMKTLDNQKAAEERIKQEEKAEAEALAKKLEAEVTELKAKSGEGGRLFGAITSKQIAEALSKKGLKVDKRKIELDEPIRTLGVTQVTVKVHPEVKATLKVQVTEE, encoded by the coding sequence ATGAAAGTCATTTTTATAAAAGATATGAAGGGTCAAGGCAAGAAAGGGCAAGTGAAAGAAGTATCTGAGGGCTACGCACAGAACTTCCTACTGCCACGGGGAATCGCACGTCCAGCAACAGATGGCAACATGAAGACTTTGGACAACCAGAAGGCTGCTGAAGAAAGAATCAAACAAGAAGAGAAAGCAGAAGCGGAAGCACTCGCGAAGAAGCTGGAAGCAGAAGTGACTGAACTGAAAGCCAAGTCCGGTGAAGGTGGTCGTCTGTTCGGTGCCATTACCAGCAAACAGATCGCAGAAGCTTTGTCTAAAAAGGGTTTGAAAGTAGACAAACGCAAAATTGAGCTGGACGAGCCTATTCGTACACTCGGCGTAACACAAGTAACTGTCAAGGTTCACCCTGAAGTGAAGGCAACCTTGAAGGTACAGGTAACGGAAGAGTAA
- a CDS encoding DHH family phosphoesterase: MPKFLKKRWHGYYTVWAFILLLLLVMFVTIYNWTLGLISLILASALGIVMIKAELAFRRELNDYINGLSIRIKRMEGEAVSMLPFGIVLYSEDRTVEWHNRFVAEMFQEKTMVGNPLLNLFPKLPQPKEKKDGTKEHSSKEFHDEFQLDDRHYGVIHNPQERYVYVYEITELAILRDKYENERLALGILVLDNLDEAAQGMDDQQRTALIARVTSEITSWAKRYEVYLRRLSSDRYLLMLNHKSLQELEQSRFVILDEVREMTADLKVPMTLSVGLAFGSDSISEMGELAQSSLDMALGRGGDQAAVKSGQRLSFYGGKSNAVEKRTRVRARVIAHALRDLMQESDRVLIMGHKIPDMDAIGASIGVWKAASLYNVEARIVLDGINPSIERMMEQVNKDEKLSKAFVSPEQATQMMTEHTLLVVVDTHKASMTMEPKLVQSATRVVVVDHHRRGEEFINDAVLIYLEPYASSAAELVTELLQYIHDKVQFTPLEATALLAGITVDTKHFALHTGSRTFEAAGFLRRSGADTIMIQRLMKEDLSEYIAKAEIIKHAKMVYGNIALAVTDPGSKIPQMMIAQVADTLLNMTDVVASFVISERPDGLIGISARSLGRMNVQVVMERLGGGGHLTNAAVQLEGTLGEAEKRLTNVLAEIEKEEGLFE; encoded by the coding sequence ATGCCTAAATTTCTGAAGAAACGCTGGCACGGCTACTATACCGTATGGGCGTTCATACTGCTGCTGTTGCTCGTGATGTTCGTTACCATCTATAACTGGACGCTTGGTTTGATTAGTCTGATACTGGCTTCGGCGCTGGGAATCGTCATGATTAAGGCGGAGCTCGCGTTCCGCCGTGAGCTTAACGACTACATTAATGGCCTATCTATTCGGATCAAACGGATGGAAGGGGAAGCGGTCAGCATGCTTCCATTCGGAATTGTGCTGTACAGCGAAGATCGTACGGTAGAGTGGCATAACCGCTTTGTCGCGGAGATGTTCCAGGAGAAGACAATGGTGGGTAATCCGCTACTTAATTTGTTTCCCAAACTTCCTCAGCCTAAAGAGAAGAAGGATGGGACCAAGGAACATTCATCCAAGGAGTTTCATGACGAATTCCAGTTGGATGATCGGCATTATGGAGTTATTCATAACCCGCAGGAGCGGTATGTATATGTATACGAGATTACGGAGCTAGCCATTCTTCGTGATAAATATGAAAATGAGCGCCTTGCATTGGGTATTCTTGTTCTGGATAATCTGGACGAGGCTGCCCAGGGCATGGACGACCAGCAGCGTACAGCGCTAATTGCCCGAGTGACCAGTGAGATTACGTCATGGGCCAAGCGGTACGAAGTGTACCTGCGTCGTCTATCTTCTGATCGGTATCTGTTGATGCTGAACCATAAGTCTTTGCAGGAACTGGAGCAGAGCCGATTTGTCATTTTAGATGAAGTTCGGGAGATGACTGCTGACCTCAAAGTGCCAATGACACTCAGTGTAGGACTGGCATTTGGATCGGATAGCATCAGTGAGATGGGAGAACTGGCACAGTCCAGTCTGGACATGGCACTCGGACGTGGTGGCGATCAGGCTGCTGTGAAGTCCGGGCAACGCCTGTCTTTCTATGGCGGCAAGTCCAATGCAGTGGAGAAACGCACACGGGTCAGAGCCCGCGTTATTGCTCATGCGCTGCGTGATTTGATGCAGGAGAGTGATCGGGTACTTATCATGGGCCACAAAATTCCGGATATGGATGCGATCGGCGCATCCATCGGAGTGTGGAAAGCGGCCAGTCTGTACAATGTGGAAGCCCGGATTGTTTTGGATGGAATTAATCCATCGATTGAACGCATGATGGAGCAGGTGAACAAGGACGAGAAGTTGTCCAAAGCATTCGTATCACCAGAACAGGCAACTCAGATGATGACCGAGCACACGTTGTTGGTTGTGGTGGATACGCATAAGGCCTCCATGACCATGGAGCCGAAATTGGTACAGTCTGCAACCCGTGTCGTGGTTGTGGACCATCATCGCCGAGGTGAAGAGTTCATCAATGACGCGGTGTTGATCTATCTGGAGCCTTATGCGTCCTCTGCTGCGGAACTGGTAACTGAACTTTTGCAATACATTCATGACAAGGTACAATTCACTCCGCTGGAAGCTACGGCTCTACTTGCCGGGATTACCGTGGATACGAAGCATTTTGCACTCCACACCGGGTCCAGAACGTTTGAAGCGGCAGGCTTCCTGCGTCGCAGTGGTGCAGACACCATTATGATCCAACGGTTGATGAAAGAGGATCTGTCAGAATATATTGCTAAGGCAGAAATCATAAAGCATGCTAAAATGGTATACGGGAACATTGCGCTGGCGGTCACGGACCCTGGCAGCAAGATTCCACAGATGATGATCGCCCAGGTGGCGGACACATTGCTGAATATGACTGACGTGGTCGCTTCATTTGTGATTAGTGAGCGTCCGGATGGACTGATTGGCATCAGCGCGAGATCGCTGGGGCGCATGAATGTTCAGGTTGTCATGGAACGACTGGGCGGTGGCGGACATTTAACCAATGCTGCCGTGCAGCTTGAAGGAACGCTTGGAGAGGCAGAAAAACGGCTGACGAACGTACTGGCTGAAATCGAAAAGGAAGAGGGGCTGTTCGAATGA
- a CDS encoding DUF2232 domain-containing protein translates to MKFSFKSAVWSAVYLLLLLSLLTPLSVLAIFFMMIPGVILYASLSLKSFIWHLVPVAVILVIFHPIYLLLLLIFTLPALVMGHAYKTRKSALFTLMAGSVTMLAEYLLLLLVGSVIFQFDLSSYIEDVVRLTIEPLTNTSNQMINGFAWTPEMTEDVAKQTQLMIPFALVVTSMVMAFITHVIARPILNVMGVMVSKLPPAREWRMPRALIWYYFLALLIEVISRQSDGTYWTMIAMNLSPLINLGFMIQAIGFFFFLSHTKKWNPVIPYFLAVAVFFIGPLRIIGIIDLAFPLREAISKSKR, encoded by the coding sequence TTGAAATTTAGCTTTAAATCAGCTGTTTGGAGTGCAGTCTATCTGCTCCTACTACTTTCGCTGTTAACTCCTTTATCGGTACTTGCCATATTTTTTATGATGATTCCGGGAGTTATTTTGTATGCTTCATTATCTTTAAAATCATTTATATGGCATCTCGTGCCAGTGGCCGTTATTTTGGTGATATTCCATCCGATCTATCTGCTGCTATTGCTTATCTTTACCCTGCCTGCGCTCGTTATGGGTCACGCGTATAAAACACGTAAATCGGCCCTGTTCACGCTTATGGCGGGAAGTGTCACGATGCTAGCAGAATACTTATTGTTGCTCTTGGTCGGCAGTGTCATTTTCCAATTCGACCTGTCCAGCTATATTGAAGATGTGGTCAGACTGACCATTGAACCGTTAACGAATACATCCAATCAGATGATTAACGGGTTTGCATGGACGCCTGAGATGACCGAGGATGTTGCCAAACAAACGCAGCTTATGATTCCTTTTGCCCTCGTTGTTACATCGATGGTAATGGCCTTCATCACACACGTTATTGCTCGTCCGATCCTGAACGTAATGGGTGTGATGGTATCGAAGCTTCCACCAGCGAGAGAGTGGCGTATGCCGCGTGCGCTGATCTGGTATTATTTCCTCGCCTTGTTGATCGAAGTCATCTCTAGACAAAGTGATGGAACGTACTGGACTATGATTGCCATGAATCTGTCGCCATTGATCAATCTGGGCTTCATGATTCAAGCGATCGGCTTCTTCTTCTTTCTCTCACATACAAAGAAATGGAATCCGGTTATACCGTATTTTCTTGCAGTTGCGGTCTTCTTCATTGGTCCGCTTCGGATTATCGGAATTATCGATCTGGCGTTCCCGCTTCGTGAGGCAATATCGAAATCAAAACGATAG
- a CDS encoding MazG-like family protein — MPKELDVAKRAKVIEWLKTEVLDQVSRLFKALWEGSTTRIGDSLASLIMSSYILGRRLGIPFKDLDALLVEKLKKHKQEGHQLEDWYQDISALEDHMRKR; from the coding sequence ATGCCTAAAGAACTGGATGTAGCCAAACGCGCTAAAGTGATTGAATGGCTTAAAACCGAAGTACTTGATCAAGTATCCCGATTATTCAAGGCGTTATGGGAAGGCAGTACAACTCGAATCGGAGACAGTCTTGCCAGTTTGATTATGAGTAGTTACATATTGGGCCGCAGGCTCGGTATTCCTTTCAAGGATCTGGATGCACTGCTTGTTGAGAAGTTGAAAAAGCATAAACAGGAAGGTCACCAGCTTGAAGACTGGTACCAGGATATTTCCGCGCTAGAAGATCATATGCGTAAGAGGTGA